In a genomic window of Rhinoderma darwinii isolate aRhiDar2 chromosome 10, aRhiDar2.hap1, whole genome shotgun sequence:
- the LOC142661820 gene encoding vesicle-associated membrane protein 3-like isoform X2, with protein MSSSAAPGNASSSNQRLQQTQAQVKEVVDIMRINVDKVLERDRKLSELNDRVVALQAGASQIETNAAKRKRKYWWKNCKMWAILIAVIVIIIIIIIVWSVS; from the exons AT GTCGTCTTCTGCAGCGCCCGGCAATGCTTCCAGCAGTAACCAGCGCCTCCAGCAGACACAAGCTCAGGTCAAAGAG GTGGTTGATATTATGAGAATCAATGTGGACAAAGTCCTGGAGAGAGACCGGAAACTTTCTGAATTGAATGACCGTGTAGTTGCTCTGCAGGCTGGGGCTTCGCAGATCGAGACCAACGCGGCCAAGCGGAAGAGGAAATATTGGTGGAAGAACTGCAAG ATGTGGGCGATATTAATTGCAGTCAttgtgatcatcatcatcattatcattg
- the LOC142661820 gene encoding vesicle-associated membrane protein 3-like isoform X1 produces the protein MRSEGQCQSLGIHISVGVTAHIFSCPHSQDIAAVHQSSSAAPGNASSSNQRLQQTQAQVKEVVDIMRINVDKVLERDRKLSELNDRVVALQAGASQIETNAAKRKRKYWWKNCKMWAILIAVIVIIIIIIIVWSVS, from the exons atgagaagtgagggtcagtgtcagtcgttggggatccatatctcggttggagtgactgcccatattttcagctgtccccacagccaggatatcgccgctgtacatca GTCGTCTTCTGCAGCGCCCGGCAATGCTTCCAGCAGTAACCAGCGCCTCCAGCAGACACAAGCTCAGGTCAAAGAG GTGGTTGATATTATGAGAATCAATGTGGACAAAGTCCTGGAGAGAGACCGGAAACTTTCTGAATTGAATGACCGTGTAGTTGCTCTGCAGGCTGGGGCTTCGCAGATCGAGACCAACGCGGCCAAGCGGAAGAGGAAATATTGGTGGAAGAACTGCAAG ATGTGGGCGATATTAATTGCAGTCAttgtgatcatcatcatcattatcattg